From Aquificota bacterium, one genomic window encodes:
- the fliE gene encoding flagellar hook-basal body complex protein FliE yields MEIRQIDGFLREKFDPKKAEGGDFLKELGKFLHWVNQEQQKAKAIREAVLKGADIPLHQMVIEFEKASVALNLLIQVRNKLLEAYQELNRMQV; encoded by the coding sequence ATGGAGATAAGGCAAATAGACGGCTTTTTAAGAGAGAAGTTTGATCCAAAAAAGGCAGAAGGGGGAGATTTCTTAAAAGAGCTTGGTAAGTTTTTACACTGGGTAAACCAAGAACAACAAAAGGCAAAGGCAATAAGGGAAGCTGTTTTAAAAGGTGCAGATATTCCACTACATCAGATGGTCATTGAATTTGAAAAGGCAAGCGTAGCTTTAAATTTACTTATTCAAGTGAGGAACAAGCTACTTGAGGCCTACCAAGAACTAAACAGAATGCAGGTATAA
- the fliF gene encoding flagellar M-ring protein FliF yields MAEIREVINTLRDKFTSLPLTQKLLVVGIPTLALVLLILIATLATKPSYTTLYAGLSQEDMSAIMAELDKEGVSYKVGQDGRSILVPESQARDIRLKLAAKGIPSKGIVGYEVFDKNNIGVSDFQNQVNFKRAVEGELARTILRMEGVEDVRVNIGMPQKSIFVREEEEPTASVFIKLKPGHELTPEQVKAIRNLVSASVPKLKPQRVVVVDNLGRDLTALLDEEETISNKELKLKLEFERRLEKEIQKALEDVLGPGSVRVKVSADLDFTKREQKEEVYDPDMTAIVSQQKKKERTMGGGMGGVPGAQANIPPGAGAVAGGGQVITEKSETITNYEVSKKEVYTIDPLIKVKRLSIGVLVDANIKNLDMEKIKRIVVASAGINQQRGDTITVEAIPFQRPVPEKPAPDYEKYIKLALLAFLVIVFSIAMLMLLKRLTKKKETAPIPAPTGIAGLEIIEGAEEIRVKAEKVEAVETIVKAAKEEPDKVAKILKKWLKSKG; encoded by the coding sequence ATGGCCGAAATTAGGGAGGTAATAAACACCCTAAGGGATAAATTTACAAGCCTTCCACTTACTCAAAAACTTCTTGTGGTTGGCATTCCCACCCTTGCCCTTGTCCTTCTTATCCTAATAGCAACCCTTGCCACAAAGCCAAGCTATACCACCCTTTACGCAGGCCTTTCTCAAGAGGATATGTCCGCCATTATGGCAGAACTTGACAAAGAAGGTGTGAGTTATAAGGTAGGCCAAGACGGAAGAAGTATATTGGTGCCAGAAAGCCAGGCAAGGGACATAAGGCTTAAGCTTGCTGCAAAGGGCATTCCCAGTAAAGGCATAGTTGGTTATGAAGTCTTTGACAAAAATAATATAGGTGTTTCCGATTTTCAAAATCAAGTGAACTTCAAAAGGGCTGTGGAGGGTGAACTGGCAAGGACTATCCTCAGAATGGAAGGAGTGGAAGATGTAAGGGTAAACATAGGCATGCCCCAAAAGTCTATTTTTGTAAGAGAAGAGGAGGAGCCTACCGCCAGTGTGTTTATAAAGCTAAAGCCTGGCCATGAGCTTACTCCAGAACAGGTAAAAGCAATAAGAAATTTGGTTTCCGCAAGCGTCCCAAAGCTAAAACCTCAAAGGGTTGTAGTGGTAGACAACCTTGGAAGAGACCTTACGGCCCTTTTGGATGAAGAAGAAACTATAAGTAATAAGGAATTAAAACTAAAACTGGAGTTTGAAAGAAGGCTTGAGAAGGAAATCCAAAAGGCGTTGGAAGATGTGCTTGGGCCTGGCTCTGTGAGGGTTAAGGTCTCTGCAGACCTTGACTTTACAAAAAGGGAACAAAAGGAAGAAGTGTATGACCCAGATATGACAGCAATAGTAAGCCAGCAGAAGAAGAAGGAAAGAACTATGGGTGGTGGTATGGGTGGTGTGCCTGGTGCTCAGGCCAACATACCACCAGGAGCGGGTGCTGTGGCTGGCGGAGGGCAGGTTATCACAGAAAAAAGCGAGACTATAACAAACTATGAGGTGAGCAAAAAGGAAGTTTATACCATTGATCCGCTTATAAAGGTTAAGCGGTTGAGCATAGGCGTGTTAGTTGATGCCAACATAAAGAACCTTGATATGGAAAAGATAAAAAGGATAGTTGTAGCTTCTGCAGGCATAAATCAACAAAGGGGCGATACCATTACAGTTGAAGCCATACCCTTCCAAAGGCCTGTGCCTGAAAAGCCCGCACCTGATTATGAAAAATACATAAAACTAGCTTTGCTCGCCTTTCTTGTTATTGTATTTAGTATAGCTATGTTGATGTTGCTGAAAAGGCTTACAAAAAAGAAAGAAACAGCCCCCATACCAGCCCCTACAGGAATAGCTGGCCTTGAAATTATAGAAGGTGCTGAGGAGATAAGAGTAAAGGCGGA